DNA sequence from the Streptomyces cinnabarinus genome:
CCTGCTCTGCGGAAGCGGAACAGGATGTTCCGCCGGCCCCGCTGGGCGCTCGCGGTGGCCGTGGCGCTCACCGCGGCACTTCTCGGCGGTGCGTCGGCGGGCGGTGCCTTCACCGACGACGTGGAGGTCAATGACACGGCGACCTCACTTCACCAGCCACGTTCCTGATCGCTGGGATCGGAGGTGGCTTCTCCTCGGGGCTGCGTAAAGTACCTGCGGTCATCGAATGGAGAAGATCTTGGACGCGGTCGAGTTCCCCCTCAGCGCTCGGGTGCGCGGGGCCCGGCGCCGGCTCGTCGCCACGAGCGCGGCGGGCGCCGTCCTCGCGGGAACCACTGTGGCATCCGTGGTCGCCGACGCCTCCGGGTGGGTGTCGGTGCCGCGGGCGATTCAGGCGGGGCTGGTGCTGGTCACGCTGTTCGCGCTGCCCGTCGCATGGGTGGGGGTGCACGCCGTGTGGGCGCTGCGTGGGCGGGCCGAGTTGTTCACCGCCGCCGGAGACCACCCGCGGCGGCGGCCCACCGACCGGCAGTTCGCCAACCACCTGCGCGACGAGCACCCGCTCACCCCACTGTGGTGGATGGTTGCCGTCCTCGGCGGGCTCGGCACGCTCTGCCTCGGCGTCGCGCTCCCGTTCGCCCTGGCGGACGGCGCCGTACTCGCCGGTGCACTCCTCGGAACCGGGCTCGCCGTCTCCCTGGCCGCCCTCGCCCTGGCCGTGCCCGGCATCCGCCGCGCCGACCGCCAGGGCTTGGAGGACCGCAAGCGGCGTACGGCACTGTGGTCCGTTCCTACTGCCGTCGAACGCAGGCTCGCGATCCCCCTCCTCGGCGTCGGCGACGGGGGGCACCTGGGTGCGTGAGCGCCGCCTGACGTACTCGTCTTCAGGATGAACTGGCTCAGTGCTCGCAGAGCGAGAACTCTCGTTCGTAGAGCTGCTCGTTGTGTTCGTCGACGAAGAACTTGCGTTCCTGCATGAGTTGTTCGCGGTAGCCCTTGGCCTGCTCCAGGGTCATGGTCGAGGTGTCGGACCATGGCTGTTGCGGCGGCACATCGGATGTCGAGACGATCTTCTCCGAGGGGTCGACCAGGAAGAACGCGAGAATTTTGCGATGTCCGGGGCGGGTGGGGTCCGCGAGGCGGAATGAGCCGACGCGGTGCTGCAGGATGTTCGGGAACGCCAGGCAACGGCCCGCCGGGGTCGCTGCCGACCCCAGCACCTGGTTCAGGGCGTCCTCGTCCTCCAGGCCGTAGACGTCACGCATTCCGTTGTCGTCGCTCTGTTCGTACTCCGGGTCATCGAGTGCCGCCCGGAAACTCAGCCGGCTCTCGGTGATGTTCTCGCTGTCCCAGTAGTAGATGCCGGTCGAGACGATCCGCTCGTTCATCATCCCCTCGACATGCCAGGAACCGCCGTCGTACTCGGGCTTTTCCGGGGTGAGATGAATGGTGGCCAGCTTGACGATGACCTGGACACGGCGGCCGCGCAGGTCGACGCGGGCGGAGTCGTCGGGCAACTCGGGCTGGGTGAATTCCGGGGCGTCGGGGATGACCGGGCGGCGGTTCTCCCACCAATCGTCCTGGGCCCTCTCCCAGGCACGGACGGCTTCGGCGTAGGCCTCATCACCACTGTAGGAAGACTTGTCCGGATACTCCGGCTCCGAGTCGTACCACCCGTAGGGATCGACCTCGATCCGCAGGGGTCGCGGATGACGCAGATCGGTGAGCACGTTCTCCAGCAGCGGGCGCATGCGCGCGAACAAGTCCGGGAGGACGGAGGCCAGTTCGCGGTGCGTCTCGGGGTGGACGTTGTTGACGTATGAACGGAAGGCGACGTCGCCTTCGTCGCTGACGTCGACGTCCGTGGGCAACCACTGGAACTTCTCGGAGAATTCGTACCGGGAGTACCGGTTCGTCGGGTTCTGCCAAGCCTGCTCGGGTGCGCCGCTCACCTCGTGCACCAGGCAGAAGAGTGAGGGATGAACCAGGTCCAGCACCTGGCCATCGGATCCGGGATGCCAGTCCTTCTCCGCCTCGGGGACCTCTTCCAGAACCCGAACCGCGTCGCGCAGCCGGGATCTGAGCTCGTCGTCGACCAGGGTGTCCGACTGCCACACGCCGTCAACGGCGGACACCTCGGCACCGGTTCGCCCGTCCCGCAGTGCGGCATAGTGCGCGAGTTCGGCAAGCACGTAACGGACCTGCGCTTCGGTGAGGCCCTGGGCGACCGCCTCCTGCGTCCACCTGGCGACGATGGAGGCGTCGTTCATCTTGTCGAACCACCCAGGCTTCGCCCGAATGTGGGCGCTGCACTGCATCATCTCAAGTTCCCGCAGCGTTCGCGGTGTCGCGAACGCTATGGAACCGGATGCGTGAAAGGGCAGCGGGAAAGCAGACAGGCCGGTCAATTCTCTTGGTCCTCCCAGTCGATGTGCGGCGGCGGGAAGGATACTTCAGCGGTGTGACACCGCAGCCGCGGTCTTGGGTGGGCCTGGTTGCGGTCGGCCTGTCACACCGTCACAGCCGACGAACACCGCTAACCTCACTGGTCACTAAGCGTCACACCCCGAGCACGCGCTCGATGCACATCGTCTCGCATCGATGAGTTCCGACGCCCGGGGTGGTCCACCGCTGTACGCAGCGAGGGGAGAAGCGGAATGAGCACACCCGAAGTCCTGATGGAAGGCATCGTGTTCGGCGAGTCACCACGCTGGCACGACGAGCGGCTCTGGTTCTCCGACTGGGGCGCGCACCAGGTGATCGCACTGGACGCCGACGGCCACCACGAGGTCGTCGTCACCGTTCCGTCCTTCCCCATGTGCATCGACT
Encoded proteins:
- a CDS encoding DUF4246 domain-containing protein; its protein translation is MTGLSAFPLPFHASGSIAFATPRTLRELEMMQCSAHIRAKPGWFDKMNDASIVARWTQEAVAQGLTEAQVRYVLAELAHYAALRDGRTGAEVSAVDGVWQSDTLVDDELRSRLRDAVRVLEEVPEAEKDWHPGSDGQVLDLVHPSLFCLVHEVSGAPEQAWQNPTNRYSRYEFSEKFQWLPTDVDVSDEGDVAFRSYVNNVHPETHRELASVLPDLFARMRPLLENVLTDLRHPRPLRIEVDPYGWYDSEPEYPDKSSYSGDEAYAEAVRAWERAQDDWWENRRPVIPDAPEFTQPELPDDSARVDLRGRRVQVIVKLATIHLTPEKPEYDGGSWHVEGMMNERIVSTGIYYWDSENITESRLSFRAALDDPEYEQSDDNGMRDVYGLEDEDALNQVLGSAATPAGRCLAFPNILQHRVGSFRLADPTRPGHRKILAFFLVDPSEKIVSTSDVPPQQPWSDTSTMTLEQAKGYREQLMQERKFFVDEHNEQLYEREFSLCEH